A region from the Hippopotamus amphibius kiboko isolate mHipAmp2 chromosome 15, mHipAmp2.hap2, whole genome shotgun sequence genome encodes:
- the LOC130836398 gene encoding olfactory receptor 2AJ1-like, protein MKTGNETLSTDFILLGLFPGMRHTSLFVSVVLLIYIIAISGNTTLILLIWVDPHLHTSMYFLLSQLSLMDLVFISSIVPKMAVNFFSGKREISLIGCEAQVFFTLTLGIAECLLLTLMAYDCYVAICHPLKYSVIISHWVSQLMAVGSWVGGALASLVHRAYTMHFPLCGPRERHHFFCEVKAILNLSCEDISTYEKGIVVTSTAVVLLPISLILTSYALIFLQVLQMNSPESRNKALATCSSHLTVVTFYYGPAMLIYMRPRSSHTPILNQALFMFDTILTPMLNPLIYSLRNREVVGSMRKMLGMKPISN, encoded by the coding sequence ATGAAGACAGGAAATGAGACATTGAGCACAGACTTCATTCTCCTGGGCCTTTTCCCTGGAATGCGACACACCAGCCTCTTTGTCTCTGTTGTTCTCCTCATCTACATCATTGCCATTTCAGGAAACACCACCTTGATCCTTCTCATCTGGGTAGATCCCCACCTTCACACCTCCATGTATTTCCTGCTTAGCCAACTCTCCCTCATGGATCTGGTTTTCATCTCTAGCATAGTCCCCAAAATGGCAGTCAACTTTTTCTCAGGGAAGAGAGAGATCTCCCTGATTGGCTGTGAGGCACAGGTCTTCTTTACCTTGACTCTGGGGATAGCTGAGTGTCTCCTCCTGACACTCATGGCTTATGACTGCTATGTGGCTATCTGTCATCCTCTCAAATACTCAGTTATTATCAGCCACTGGGTCTCCCAGCTGATGGCTGTGGGGTCCTGGGTGGGAGGGGCTCTAGCATCCTTGGTCCACAGAGCCTACACCATGCACTTTCCCCTCTGTGGCCCCCGAGAGCGCCACCACTTTTTTTGCGAGGTCAAAGCCATCTTAAATCTGTCCTGTGAGGACATCTCTACCTATGAGAAAGGGATAGTAGTGACCAGCACTGCTGTGGTTCTTCTCCCCATAAGCCTCATTCTGACCTCCTATGCCCTCATCTTCCTCCAGGTCCTGCAAATGAACTCCCCTGAGAGCAGGAACAAGGCCCTGGCTACCTGTTCCTCCCATCTGACTGTGGTCACCTTTTACTATGGCCCAGCCATGCTGATATACATGAGGCCTAGATCTTCCCATACCCCTATTCTGAACCAGGCTCTCTTTATGTTTGACACCATCCTCACC